In Candidatus Omnitrophota bacterium, a single genomic region encodes these proteins:
- a CDS encoding metalloregulator ArsR/SmtB family transcription factor produces MNKLDLREKAGLLRTLGHPTRLAILLKLNEGVKCVTDIQDLLDIPQSNVSQHLLALRREKIVDFQEEGKLRCYYLCRPKLVKRLLRFLDDHYPILACPSKKAHRGMMPQESVKVTNDCAV; encoded by the coding sequence ATGAATAAACTCGATTTGCGGGAAAAAGCCGGCCTGCTTCGCACATTAGGACACCCGACGCGGCTTGCGATTCTCCTAAAACTCAACGAAGGAGTTAAATGCGTCACCGACATTCAAGATTTACTGGATATCCCCCAATCCAATGTTTCACAACACCTATTGGCTCTTCGCCGTGAAAAAATTGTTGACTTTCAAGAAGAAGGAAAATTGCGATGTTATTACCTATGCCGTCCTAAACTGGTGAAGCGTTTGCTTCGCTTTCTTGACGATCATTATCCCATTTTGGCTTGTCCCTCCAAGAAAGCGCATCGAGGGATGATGCCGCAAGAAAGCGTAAAAGTGACGAATGATTGCGCCGTCTAA
- a CDS encoding TolC family protein, with amino-acid sequence MRLLSLRLACSIAVFFACLNAAWGEAGAAISSATLGFSVRDAILRALENNRSLAVERYGPEIMKTFVAEEQSVFDPALASNLSAAESKGQRTSGVGAFTGVSSRQRNASINVAKRTPLGVNLDLSASATERSSNVYTKLFSTRLGASLTLPLLRGLGSNANLAGVRLAESDVDISQYELIGFVLALAAQVEKNYWDLLAAREELKIRLASLDLAWQQLAETKDRIEVGQTAEIELAAAEGETALREEAVIDARSLLQTTALQFLSSLNLSLGQFSSVDIALLDAPSQEETPLASETEDIAQALENRPDIGQARVQRKKQKLEIVRTRNGLLPQLDFFITLGQTGYAASFDQSILNLDQENYDITGGMIFQYDLGNRAAKARNRRVQFREKEAQAAIANFEQLIELDVRLAHIEVERSTQQIVATHAATRLQQGKYQAEMEKFRVGKSTNLLVLVAQRDLIQSQLDEMRSQIAKRLANMKLEQAKGTLLDRHMIVMPTDPTP; translated from the coding sequence ATGCGGTTATTGTCGCTGCGCCTCGCCTGTTCTATCGCCGTATTCTTTGCCTGCCTAAACGCCGCTTGGGGAGAAGCGGGCGCGGCGATTTCATCCGCCACGCTCGGTTTTTCCGTACGCGACGCCATCCTGCGAGCGCTGGAAAACAACCGTTCCCTGGCTGTCGAGCGGTATGGACCGGAAATCATGAAAACGTTCGTCGCCGAAGAGCAATCGGTTTTCGATCCCGCTCTCGCGTCCAACCTCTCGGCGGCGGAAAGCAAAGGACAACGGACATCGGGAGTCGGCGCTTTTACGGGCGTTTCTTCGCGTCAGAGAAACGCTTCCATCAACGTCGCGAAGCGAACGCCGTTGGGAGTGAATCTCGATCTCAGCGCCTCCGCCACCGAGCGTTCATCAAATGTTTATACCAAATTATTTTCCACCCGCTTGGGAGCGTCGTTGACGCTTCCGCTTTTAAGAGGATTGGGTTCCAACGCCAACTTGGCGGGCGTCCGGTTAGCGGAGAGTGACGTCGATATCTCCCAGTACGAACTGATCGGATTCGTACTCGCCCTGGCGGCTCAAGTGGAGAAGAATTATTGGGACTTACTCGCCGCCAGAGAAGAACTGAAAATCCGCTTAGCTTCCCTCGATTTGGCGTGGCAGCAACTTGCCGAAACCAAGGATCGCATCGAAGTCGGACAAACGGCGGAAATCGAACTGGCGGCGGCGGAAGGTGAAACCGCTTTGAGAGAAGAAGCCGTCATCGACGCCCGCAGTTTGCTGCAAACGACGGCGCTGCAATTTCTCTCTTCGCTCAATCTCTCCCTAGGGCAATTCTCATCAGTGGATATCGCGCTGCTTGACGCTCCTTCCCAGGAAGAGACGCCGCTTGCTTCCGAAACGGAAGATATCGCCCAAGCCCTGGAGAATCGCCCGGACATCGGTCAAGCCCGCGTTCAACGGAAAAAACAGAAACTGGAAATCGTTCGTACTCGCAATGGCCTTTTGCCGCAACTCGATTTCTTCATCACGCTAGGCCAGACCGGCTATGCCGCCTCGTTCGATCAATCCATTCTCAATCTGGATCAAGAAAATTACGACATAACGGGCGGCATGATTTTTCAATACGATCTGGGAAACCGCGCCGCCAAAGCCAGGAACCGCCGCGTTCAATTCCGGGAAAAAGAAGCCCAGGCCGCTATCGCCAATTTCGAACAACTCATTGAACTCGACGTTCGGCTGGCGCATATCGAAGTCGAACGTTCAACGCAGCAAATCGTAGCCACTCACGCCGCAACGAGGCTGCAACAAGGCAAGTATCAAGCCGAAATGGAGAAATTCCGCGTCGGTAAATCGACCAACCTCTTGGTTCTCGTCGCCCAGCGGGATTTGATTCAATCGCAATTGGACGAGATGCGCTCTCAAATCGCTAAACGGTTAGCCAATATGAAGCTCGAACAAGCCAAGGGAACGCTGCTGGATCGTCACATGATCGTCATGCCAACCGATCCAACGCCCTGA
- a CDS encoding efflux RND transporter permease subunit: MRISYFSVHHPITITMFFLIVIIFGGVAFIRLPIDLMPDITYPAITVVTSYANVGPEEMEQLITRPIEETVSSIQGVEKITSNSSEGNSSVSVNFVWGTDLNEAANDVRSRVDRVRSRLPEDADAPVIYKFDLSSFPILFLGISGKLDPVEMRDLVEHQIKYRIERVPGVAAVDIRGGQRREIHIDLDRRKLTAIDLPLDTVLASLDSENLNLPAGKVDEGDLEALVRTRGEFENLEEIRNTVIQVRDGVPILLKNLGTVEDSYEEITFVSRMEGSPVLRLSINKQSGGNTVQVVEGVLKEIERINRDMPQIRVFVIMNSADYIKSAIANVRNSAFYGALLAAAILFFFLRNIRSTLIISTAIPISIIATFALMYFCKFTLNIMTFGGLALGVGMLVDNAIVVLENIFRHCEGGRASGEAAAHGTEEVSDAIIASTLTTLVVFLPVVFIRGVASITFTQLSAVVVFALFCSLAVSLTLVPVMAARFLKAKKKSHPGMGNDSGKGDEYRSRGMIALIEKEYAHLLKAAFRFRWPVLILTAFLLAASLYLTKWIGVEFMPKADESEVRVNGEMAVGTRIEVVDATFQEIEKIVRKAVPEAKMIYSQAGSSGWRSTGGHRGEVRVSLVPVAQRSRSSEEICRALRPLLARIPGAIIRIREGQGLFLFRLIAGGEEDAEVQIRGYDLDIARQLALRVKAEMEQVEGITDVRVSREEGQPEEVIRIDRAKAASLGLTVSSIARAIETSLSGTSATRYRQSGDEYDILVRLKETDRLSIQDVLDMTVASGDGRSIAVKNVVRLVRSEGPVQVEREDQERIVTVSGNISGRDLGSVMKDIETRIAAIPKPADFEIIPSGEYQEQQKAFRELLVGFCLAIILVYMVMAAQFESLRDPFIVMFSIPLAAIGVAITLILTHTTFNLQSFIGCIMLAGIVVNNAILLVDYTNLLRRRDGMGVMEAIQVSARRRLRPILMTTLTTIAGLLPLALGLGEGGEVQAPMARVVIGGLTSSMLITLVIIPILYVFFERRKTAAENAVES, encoded by the coding sequence ATGCGCATCTCCTATTTTTCCGTTCATCATCCCATCACGATTACGATGTTTTTTCTCATCGTCATCATCTTCGGGGGAGTTGCGTTTATTCGTCTGCCCATCGATTTGATGCCGGATATCACCTATCCCGCCATCACCGTCGTCACCTCTTACGCCAATGTCGGTCCCGAAGAGATGGAACAACTCATCACCCGTCCCATCGAAGAGACCGTCAGTTCCATCCAAGGCGTGGAGAAAATTACTTCGAATTCGTCGGAAGGAAACAGCAGCGTCAGCGTCAATTTCGTTTGGGGGACGGACCTCAACGAAGCGGCAAACGACGTCCGTTCCCGCGTCGACCGTGTGCGGAGCCGACTGCCTGAAGATGCGGACGCGCCAGTCATATACAAATTCGATCTATCGTCTTTTCCCATCCTTTTTCTCGGCATTTCGGGAAAATTGGATCCAGTGGAAATGAGAGACTTGGTCGAACATCAGATCAAATACCGCATCGAACGGGTTCCTGGCGTAGCCGCCGTAGACATTCGCGGAGGGCAGCGGCGGGAAATCCATATCGACCTGGATCGGCGGAAACTAACCGCCATCGATCTTCCCTTGGATACGGTTCTCGCCTCGTTGGATTCGGAAAATCTCAACCTTCCCGCCGGAAAAGTCGATGAAGGCGACCTTGAAGCCCTAGTCCGGACCCGGGGAGAATTCGAAAACCTGGAAGAGATCCGAAATACCGTCATTCAAGTGCGCGACGGAGTGCCCATTCTTTTAAAAAACCTGGGGACGGTGGAAGATTCGTACGAAGAAATCACTTTCGTGTCCCGCATGGAAGGAAGTCCGGTCCTGCGCTTATCCATCAATAAGCAATCGGGCGGCAACACGGTGCAGGTCGTGGAAGGCGTTCTGAAAGAAATCGAACGCATCAACAGGGATATGCCGCAGATTCGCGTATTCGTCATTATGAATTCGGCGGATTATATCAAGAGCGCCATTGCTAACGTACGGAATTCGGCGTTCTATGGCGCCCTTTTGGCGGCGGCTATTCTTTTCTTTTTCCTGCGCAACATAAGAAGCACGCTCATCATCTCTACGGCGATTCCCATTTCCATCATCGCGACGTTCGCCCTGATGTATTTCTGCAAATTCACGCTCAATATCATGACGTTCGGCGGATTAGCGCTGGGAGTGGGAATGTTGGTGGACAACGCCATCGTAGTTTTGGAAAATATTTTTCGCCATTGCGAGGGCGGTCGCGCGAGTGGAGAAGCGGCGGCGCATGGAACGGAAGAAGTCTCCGACGCGATTATCGCCAGCACCTTAACCACCTTGGTCGTTTTTCTTCCCGTTGTTTTTATCCGGGGCGTCGCCAGCATAACGTTCACGCAATTATCCGCTGTCGTCGTTTTCGCCCTCTTTTGCTCGCTGGCCGTCTCCTTGACGCTGGTTCCCGTTATGGCGGCCCGTTTTCTGAAAGCCAAAAAGAAATCCCATCCTGGGATGGGAAACGACTCCGGCAAAGGCGACGAATATCGTTCCAGGGGAATGATCGCTCTCATAGAAAAGGAGTATGCGCATCTCTTGAAAGCAGCTTTTCGTTTCCGATGGCCTGTTCTTATCCTTACGGCGTTCTTGTTAGCGGCCAGTCTCTACTTAACGAAATGGATCGGCGTGGAATTCATGCCGAAGGCCGACGAAAGCGAAGTGCGCGTCAATGGAGAAATGGCGGTAGGGACGCGCATCGAAGTCGTGGACGCCACATTTCAGGAGATCGAAAAAATCGTGCGCAAAGCCGTCCCCGAGGCGAAGATGATTTATTCCCAGGCTGGATCGAGCGGATGGCGCAGCACCGGCGGCCATAGAGGCGAGGTGAGAGTCTCCCTGGTTCCCGTTGCTCAACGAAGCCGAAGCAGCGAAGAGATATGCCGCGCCTTGCGGCCGTTGCTGGCGCGCATACCCGGCGCGATTATCCGCATCCGCGAAGGACAGGGTCTTTTTCTCTTTCGGCTCATCGCGGGCGGCGAAGAAGACGCCGAAGTTCAGATACGCGGCTACGATCTGGATATCGCCCGCCAATTGGCGCTAAGGGTAAAAGCGGAAATGGAACAAGTGGAAGGAATCACTGACGTGCGCGTCAGCCGCGAGGAAGGACAGCCGGAAGAGGTCATCCGCATCGACCGCGCCAAGGCGGCGTCATTGGGTTTAACGGTATCCAGCATCGCTCGCGCCATTGAAACTAGCCTATCGGGAACCAGCGCTACGAGGTATCGGCAAAGCGGGGACGAATACGATATTCTCGTCCGATTGAAGGAAACTGACCGGTTATCCATTCAAGACGTTCTCGATATGACCGTCGCCAGCGGCGACGGCCGCAGCATCGCGGTGAAAAATGTCGTCCGGCTGGTTAGAAGCGAAGGTCCCGTCCAAGTCGAACGGGAAGATCAAGAGCGAATCGTAACCGTTTCGGGCAATATTTCCGGACGCGATTTAGGCTCGGTGATGAAGGATATCGAGACGCGGATCGCCGCGATTCCCAAACCGGCGGATTTCGAAATCATACCCAGCGGCGAATATCAAGAGCAACAAAAAGCGTTTCGCGAATTATTGGTGGGATTCTGTCTCGCTATTATTCTGGTTTACATGGTGATGGCGGCGCAATTCGAATCGTTGCGAGACCCCTTCATCGTCATGTTCTCGATCCCGCTGGCGGCCATCGGCGTCGCCATTACGCTGATTCTCACCCATACGACCTTTAATTTGCAATCCTTTATCGGCTGCATCATGCTCGCGGGGATTGTCGTCAACAACGCCATCCTTCTCGTGGATTATACCAATCTACTGCGCCGTCGCGATGGAATGGGCGTCATGGAAGCAATCCAGGTAAGCGCGCGGCGGCGGCTGCGCCCCATCCTGATGACGACGTTGACGACGATCGCCGGCCTCTTGCCTCTAGCTCTTGGCCTGGGAGAAGGCGGAGAAGTGCAAGCACCGATGGCGCGCGTGGTGATCGGCGGTTTAACGAGTTCGATGTTAATCACGCTTGTAATCATCCCCATCCTTTATGTGTTTTTCGAACGCCGGAAGACGGCGGCGGAGAACGCCGTTGAATCGTAA
- a CDS encoding efflux RND transporter periplasmic adaptor subunit: protein MRRFLFIIVSLSIAGGIAWRLYTAVPAKSMMPQGKPPIAVEFDKAIQGDIDDVAEFTGTLAGESEVLVSPKISGRVEKIRVDLGDEVTAGQSLAVLDDVEARNAVEEANAKLSVARASLEECETNLTTVQSELERIRTLREKKVAAPSELENAEANVSTLLARKKVSQANIEQQDAALRAAQARLSYTQITAPIAGFVGKRFLDEGAMVSPSTPIVSLADMSTVKTVISVVERDYAKIKLGLKAALAVDAYPDKAFEGRVSRIAPVLNADTRTAETEIEIPNSDLLLKPGMFARVRIHFGTHRGVTLIPLRALVKRESQQGVFIPIDNNAKARFLPIAPGISSADVTEASGVEIGQVVIVMGQHLLNDGDGIVANASAGK, encoded by the coding sequence ATGCGGCGTTTTCTATTCATCATTGTATCTCTTAGTATTGCCGGCGGAATTGCATGGCGGCTTTATACGGCGGTTCCAGCCAAAAGCATGATGCCGCAAGGAAAACCGCCGATCGCCGTAGAATTCGATAAAGCCATTCAGGGCGACATCGACGACGTGGCCGAGTTTACGGGAACGCTGGCGGGCGAGTCGGAAGTGCTCGTTTCGCCGAAAATTTCCGGGCGCGTGGAAAAAATTCGCGTCGATCTGGGAGACGAAGTAACAGCGGGACAATCCCTGGCCGTGTTGGACGACGTGGAAGCGCGCAACGCCGTTGAAGAAGCGAATGCGAAATTATCCGTCGCCCGCGCCTCCCTGGAAGAATGCGAAACCAACCTGACGACGGTTCAAAGCGAACTGGAACGCATACGCACTCTGCGCGAAAAGAAAGTGGCGGCGCCTTCGGAATTGGAAAACGCGGAGGCGAACGTTTCCACGCTGCTCGCCCGAAAAAAGGTCTCCCAAGCCAATATCGAGCAGCAAGATGCGGCCTTGCGCGCCGCGCAGGCCCGGCTTTCTTATACGCAAATCACGGCGCCGATCGCGGGATTCGTCGGCAAGCGCTTTCTGGACGAAGGAGCGATGGTCTCGCCCTCGACTCCCATCGTCTCTTTAGCCGATATGTCTACGGTTAAAACGGTCATCAGCGTCGTCGAACGGGATTACGCTAAAATCAAATTGGGATTGAAAGCCGCGCTAGCCGTAGACGCTTATCCCGATAAAGCATTCGAAGGCCGCGTTTCCCGCATCGCTCCAGTACTCAACGCCGACACGCGCACCGCCGAAACGGAAATCGAAATCCCCAATTCCGATTTGCTGTTGAAGCCCGGAATGTTCGCGAGAGTGCGGATTCACTTCGGAACCCATCGCGGCGTAACGTTGATCCCGTTGCGAGCTTTGGTGAAGCGCGAATCGCAGCAAGGCGTCTTCATTCCCATCGATAATAACGCCAAAGCGCGTTTTCTGCCCATCGCGCCGGGAATTTCCTCCGCCGACGTCACGGAAGCCTCCGGCGTAGAGATCGGACAAGTCGTTATCGTCATGGGCCAACATCTCCTCAACGACGGAGACGGCATCGTCGCCAACGCTTCGGCGGGAAAGTAG
- a CDS encoding sugar-binding protein, with translation MKKRRILITVIGLAAMSLICPAYGQEQTVAAGWASAAPTMDGKLDAGEWKEAARINFDGSDAIRPGMVGPDSGTIGGPYKNGFQSPKDSSVIMYLMNDADFLYIAIDATDDVLDFAQPNLWQNDAAEIRIDGNMSRLTAKEGDINGFSANIRGDGGASENFPAGAESGAAVKADGSGWVIEYKTPIAGYKPVIGYDIAIDDSDDPANTSRDTQYRWNGAVDGGWNDETQWGALILATVPNPGPMLKIAAGALTKIIPILDGKLDKDEWAQATKISFDSSDAVRPGVVGPDSGTIGGPNGDGFQFFEDSHVDAFIMNDGTYLYVAIDAGDDVLDFKQANLWQNDAAEIRIDGNYSRLTAKEGSNLGFSTNIRGDGGGVENLQTGASSAAAPKLDGKGWALEFKTPLAGFKPTIGFDIAIDDSDDPANSSRDTQYRWNGDVDGGWNDETQWGDVTLATVPPPGPKQRAKSGLAATPPALDGLLDANEWKNAAVIQFDGSNSTRPGVVGPDSGTIGGANKDGIQTAADSSVKVYLMNDAKFLYIAIDATDDVLDFAQPNLWQNDAAEIRIDGNMSRLTAKEGDINGFSANIRGDGGAKENLPASAESAAAAKANGKGWIIEYKTPIAGYLPVIGFDIAIDDSDDPANTSRDTQYRWNGDVDGGWNDETQWGELILALVPGPQQKAKAGLAARAPKIDGTLATNEWKDATILAFDGTDNIRPGVVGPDSGTVGGYFKNGYQTPQDSSVKVYVMNDAQNLYVAIDAIDDILDFSKNDVWRNDAVEIRVDGNFSRLATKEGDIWGHSIVIRGDGGAVASQPTGDIQTAGKAKADGSGWVVEFRQAIAGFKPLIGFDISIDDADDPAVQDRNSQYRWNGEVDGGWNDETQWGELTLSITPTPVDMWELY, from the coding sequence ATGAAAAAGAGAAGAATCTTAATCACGGTCATTGGGCTGGCGGCGATGAGTCTTATCTGCCCCGCTTATGGCCAGGAACAGACAGTAGCAGCGGGATGGGCTTCCGCTGCGCCAACGATGGATGGAAAGTTAGATGCTGGCGAATGGAAAGAAGCGGCGCGCATCAATTTTGACGGCAGCGACGCGATTCGGCCAGGAATGGTCGGTCCGGATTCCGGTACGATTGGCGGACCATATAAAAATGGTTTTCAATCGCCGAAGGACAGCAGCGTTATCATGTACCTCATGAATGACGCCGATTTCCTCTATATCGCCATCGACGCGACGGACGACGTTCTCGATTTCGCCCAACCGAACTTGTGGCAAAACGACGCCGCCGAAATCCGCATCGACGGAAATATGAGCCGCTTGACGGCTAAAGAAGGCGATATTAACGGTTTCTCAGCCAACATACGCGGCGATGGCGGCGCTTCGGAAAACTTTCCCGCCGGCGCCGAGAGCGGAGCGGCCGTCAAAGCGGATGGCAGCGGCTGGGTCATTGAGTACAAGACTCCCATCGCAGGCTATAAGCCGGTGATCGGCTATGATATCGCTATCGACGACAGCGACGATCCCGCGAATACAAGCCGCGACACCCAATATCGCTGGAACGGCGCCGTGGACGGCGGTTGGAACGATGAAACCCAGTGGGGCGCTCTGATCCTCGCTACGGTTCCCAATCCCGGCCCGATGCTGAAAATCGCCGCAGGCGCTTTGACCAAAATCATCCCCATTCTGGACGGCAAATTGGATAAGGACGAATGGGCGCAAGCGACCAAGATATCCTTCGATAGCAGCGACGCCGTGCGTCCTGGCGTCGTTGGGCCGGATTCCGGCACGATCGGCGGTCCGAACGGGGACGGCTTCCAATTCTTCGAAGATAGCCACGTAGACGCCTTCATCATGAACGACGGAACTTATCTTTATGTGGCGATCGACGCAGGAGACGACGTTCTGGACTTTAAACAAGCCAATTTATGGCAAAACGACGCCGCCGAAATCCGCATCGACGGCAACTACAGCCGCTTAACGGCGAAAGAAGGCAGCAACTTGGGATTCTCTACGAATATCCGCGGCGATGGCGGAGGCGTCGAGAATCTGCAAACGGGCGCTTCTAGCGCTGCCGCTCCCAAGTTGGACGGAAAAGGCTGGGCGCTTGAATTCAAAACGCCGCTGGCGGGATTTAAGCCGACGATCGGATTCGATATTGCCATCGACGACAGCGACGATCCCGCGAATTCTAGCCGCGACACGCAATACCGCTGGAACGGCGACGTAGACGGCGGATGGAACGACGAAACGCAATGGGGCGATGTTACCCTTGCTACAGTTCCGCCTCCAGGACCTAAACAAAGAGCGAAATCCGGCCTCGCCGCGACGCCTCCGGCTTTGGATGGCTTGCTGGATGCGAACGAATGGAAAAACGCGGCGGTCATTCAATTCGACGGCAGCAATAGCACCCGCCCCGGCGTTGTCGGCCCGGATTCCGGCACCATCGGCGGAGCCAATAAAGACGGAATTCAAACCGCGGCGGATAGCAGCGTGAAAGTTTACCTGATGAACGACGCCAAATTCCTTTATATCGCCATCGATGCGACGGATGACGTTCTTGACTTTGCCCAACCGAATTTGTGGCAAAACGACGCCGCCGAAATCCGCATCGACGGAAATATGAGCCGCTTAACGGCTAAGGAAGGCGATATTAACGGCTTTTCCGCCAACATACGCGGCGATGGCGGCGCTAAGGAAAACCTCCCCGCAAGCGCCGAAAGCGCAGCGGCCGCTAAAGCGAACGGAAAAGGCTGGATCATCGAATACAAGACCCCCATCGCGGGTTATTTGCCTGTGATAGGATTCGATATCGCCATCGACGATAGCGACGATCCCGCGAATACCAGCCGCGACACGCAATACCGCTGGAACGGCGACGTGGACGGCGGTTGGAATGACGAAACCCAGTGGGGCGAACTCATTCTCGCCTTGGTTCCCGGTCCCCAGCAAAAAGCCAAAGCCGGTCTGGCCGCTAGAGCGCCGAAGATCGATGGAACGTTAGCCACTAACGAATGGAAAGACGCCACGATTCTCGCCTTTGACGGAACCGATAATATTCGTCCCGGCGTTGTTGGTCCGGATTCCGGAACCGTCGGCGGCTACTTTAAGAATGGCTATCAAACGCCGCAAGACAGCAGCGTCAAGGTTTACGTCATGAACGACGCTCAAAACCTCTATGTCGCGATCGATGCGATCGACGATATTCTCGATTTTTCGAAAAACGACGTATGGCGCAACGATGCGGTGGAAATCCGCGTTGACGGCAATTTCAGCCGCTTAGCAACCAAGGAAGGCGATATTTGGGGCCACTCCATCGTAATTCGAGGCGATGGCGGCGCCGTCGCCAGTCAACCTACGGGCGACATCCAAACGGCGGGTAAAGCGAAAGCGGACGGCAGCGGTTGGGTAGTCGAATTCCGGCAGGCGATCGCGGGATTCAAGCCCCTCATCGGATTCGATATCTCCATCGACGACGCCGATGATCCCGCCGTTCAAGACCGCAATTCGCAATACCGTTGGAACGGCGAAGTGGATGGCGGATGGAACGACGAAACCCAGTGGGGCGAATTGACTCTGTCTATCACTCCCACCCCCGTCGATATGTGGGAATTGTATTAA